The Cryptococcus neoformans var. neoformans B-3501A chromosome 7, whole genome shotgun sequence genome window below encodes:
- a CDS encoding hypothetical protein (Match to EST gb|CF193305.1|CF193305), whose amino-acid sequence MIVRITHAYVTVIVCVTTLIFIAHIHPGTSFYLPLLPSSYTTNYYTYTFPDPVEAENRHLTEEQCQERYPDLYLEADRAQQWFISKGGISKKMVDEAEEEGNARLVILNNQLISHLGRQLFVKAYKGGINTRTQAAIAAVYGALLTATEPLPDVDFVIQTSDAGGGNHPHFALCRKADQKDLWLMPDFGFFSWPEPGVGSYSEVRTKTLDYELDMGLEVDDKLDVTKSDWFNKTQQLFWRGSPMVEVRNDLLRASQDQPWSDVQPLDWGKVSQDEAERIKNNGDLKSPAEHCKYAFLAHVEGWAYSGRLKYLQQCRSVIVAHPLKYIQHYHHLLNGRDGDPNQNYVEVPLPLEKNLPRAMEDLLKEENEEKVQRIADNNWKSMRQGWISPAANECYYRHALRQYASVQTFKPSLEGRAVPYESFLLMGKTHWDPHRK is encoded by the exons ATGATAGTTCGCATAACTCACGCCTATGTGACAGTCATAGTCTGCGTAACTACATTGATCTTCATTGCCCACATCCACCCCGGCACGAGCTTCTACCTCCCCTTATTACCGAGCTCCTATACGACAAATTACTACACGTACACATTTCCCGACCCAGTGGAAGCTGAAAACCGACATCTTACAGAAGAACAATGTCAGGAGAGATATCCTGATCTGTACTTGGAGGCCGATCGTGCACAGCAATGGTTTATCTCAAAGGGGGGTATttcgaagaagatggtcgatgaagcagaggaagaggggaatGCGAGATTGGTCATTCTTAACAACCAA CTGATCAGTCACTTGGGGCGACAGCTGTTCGTAAAGGCGTATAAAGGGGGCATCAACACTCGCACCCAGGCTGCTATTGCTGCGGTATACGGAGCTCTGCTCACAGCGACCGAACCTTTGCCTGATGTCGA CTTTGTTATCCAAACAAGCGATGCCGGAGGTGGAAACCATCCTCACTTTGCGTTATGCCGCAAAGCGGACCAGAAGGATCTCTGGCTCATGCCTG ATTTCGGTTTCTTCTCATGGCCCGAGCCAGGAGTTGGATCGTACTCCGAAGTTCGTACTAAAACTCTCGATTACGAGCTCGACATGGGATTAGAAGTAGACGATAAATTGGATGTTACCAAGTCCGACTGGTTCAACAAGACCCAACAATTATTCTGGAGAGGGTCACCCATGGTCGAAGTTCGCAAT GATCTTCTTCGAGCGAGCCAGGATCAACCATGGTCAGACGTTCAGCCTTTAGATTGGGGAAAGGTCAGCCAAGATGAAGCGGAGAGAATCAAGAACAACGGGGACCTCAAGTCACCTGCCGAGCATTGCAAATACGCCTTCTTAGCTCATGTGGAAGGATGGGCATACAGTGGAAGATTGAA ATACCTCCAACAGTGCCGTTCTGTCATCGTCGCCCATCCACTCAAATACATCCAACATTATCACCACCTCCTAAACGGCCGAGATGGTGATCCCAACCAGAACTATGTTGAAGTACCTCTCCCACTGGAGAAGAATCTCCCAAGAGCCATGGAAGATCttttgaaggaggagaacgAAGAGAAAGTACAGAGAATAGCAGATAATAATTGGAAGAGTATGAGGCAAGGATGGATCAGCCCGGCGGCCAA TGAATGTTACTACCGACATGCGCTTCGCCAGTATGCTTCGGTACAGACTTTCAAACCGTCATTAGAAGGCCGCGCAGTACCGTATGAAAGCTTCCTTCTAATGGGAAAAACACATTGGGACCCTCATAGGAAATAG
- a CDS encoding hypothetical protein (Match to EST gb|CF188569.1|CF188569), which translates to MAILDGPGEKIRSLPKRKLGLLACGIISVLLLLHAALEYGFTSRDTVPLLEPLASFHDGGSTLKRDSWISQSDYDIVISHYDEDVNMMRESIESVLQRLPSSKSHRVIIYSKGDRNKAGLRELLEVSDEVVAIPNVGREGETYLKHISRHYNTPDTGLAGHTIFMQPHVAWHWVFLPRLENLLKPNTGFMSFGPYINQTCGMDSLNQAFPRMADIYSAFRGDLCPPIPQLATWAGQFVVSKKRILENQLRLYENLREKFHAPPEHWIWKEGWWNSKPSNPTLGHALERSWPVIFDCTDYTKAETCGEGHDKTCQCLD; encoded by the exons ATGGCGATACTTGATGGACCAGGAGAGAAGATCAGGTCATTACCGAAACGCAAGTTAGGCCTACTAGCATGTGGAATAATAAGTGTATTGCTGCTCCTGCATGCCGCCCTCGAGTATGGATTTACTTCAAGAGATACGGTTCCTTTGTTGGA ACCACTGGCTTCGTTTCACGATGGTGGCAGCACGTTGAAACGTGACTCGTGGATATCGCAAAGCGACTATGATAT TGTTATTTCCCATTACGACGAAGATGTCAATATGATGAGAGAAAGTATTGAGAGCGTTTTGCAACGATTACCTTCCAGCAAATCCCACCGAGTTATCATATATTCAAAAGGAGACCGCAACAAGGCCGGTTTACGAGAGTTATTAGAGGTTTCGGATGAAGTTGTGGCCATCCCTAACGTgggacgagaaggagagactTATCTC AAACATATAAGCCGGCACTACAACACGCCCGATACGGGTCTGGCAGGTCATACCATCTTCATGCAG CCACATGTCGCCTGGCACTGGgtctttcttcctcgtcttgAAAACCTTCTCAAACCCAATACCGGGTTCATGTCTTTTGGCCCTTACATCAACCAAACTTGCGGTATGGACTCTTTAAACCAGGCTTTCCCCCGTATGGCCGACATCTACAGTGCTTTTAGGGGTGATCTCTGTCCTCCTATACCACAGCTT GCCACCTGGGCAGGTCAATTCGTAGTCTCCAAAAAGCGTATCCTCGAAAATCAACTCCGTCTATATGAGAACCTCCGAGAAAAATTTCACGCCCCACCCGAACATTGGAtatggaaggaaggatggtgGAATAGTAAACCTTCAAATCCGACTCTAG GACACGCGCTCGAAAGAAGTTGGCCGGTGATATTTGACTGTACAGATTACACAAAGGCGGAGACTTGCGGCGAAGGGCATGATAAGACGTGCCAGTGTTTAGACTGA